The sequence below is a genomic window from Draconibacterium halophilum.
ATGAACCGCTACCTGATACGCCGCCTGTGATTCCTCCTGTAACACTTGGTGCCGGCCAACTGTAGGTAATAGTTCCGGTAGGAATGGAACCGTTGATTCCGGCAAGTGGTATCAGATTAAAATCTTCGCCACTACAGATGGTATCGCTCATTGGATTAATTTCCGGCACCGGATAAACAGTAACCACCACCTCAAAAGGTGTTCCGGCACATCCTCCAACAGAAGGAGTAACCATATAAGTTGCAGTTTGTGGTGTATCACTGGTGTTTGTAAGTGTACCGCTTATCGTGGAAGCACCGCTTCCGGGCGACCCCCCTGTAAGGCTGCCAGAGGTAGTGGGTATAGGCCAGCTATAGGTTGTTCCGGCAGGGACTACTCCATCATTAACTGATCCGTCAACCGGCGTAACGGTAAAGCTTTCTTCGCTGCATGCTTCCGCAGTTAAATTGTTGATTGCAGGCGCCGGCTTAACTGTTACATCTACGGTAAAAGCTACTCCCTCGCATGAACCTGCTGTCGGTGTAACAGTGTATGTAACTAGCTGATTCGTATTGCTAGAATTGAGCAGTGTATCGGTAATACCCGTTCCGCTGCCACCATTTGCACCTGTTACTTCGGGTGGTACCGATGTCACTACCCAATCATAAGTCGTTCCGGGCGGAACAATTCCATTGGTATTGTTTTGGGGAGTTACAGTAAACGGTTCACCACTACATACCTCTGTATTTAAGTCATCGATATCCGGTTCCGGCGTAACGTATACCGTTAGATAGAATAACTCTCCTCTTGGGCAACTACCGTAGTAAGGTGTAACCGCATAAGTTACGTATTGTGTTGAATTGGAGGAATTGGAGAGTGTACCACTGATACTTGTTACTCCATCCACATCTGAATCTGAAGCTCCCGAAATTCCTCCGGTTGTCGAGTTGACCGTCCATTTGTAAGTCGTACCATCTGGAACAATTCCATGAACACTGTCGACAGGTGAAAAATCAAAAGTTCCAGCATTACAAATTATTTCAGACGTATCGATAATGTAAGGTGTTGGATTCACCAGAACTGTTGCCGTATCAGGAATTCCTACACATCCGTTGGCTGTAGGTATAAAGATAAAACTTACCGTTATTGGTTCACTGGTAGTATTTGTAACTGTGGACGTAGGAACAGCTCCTGTGCCGGAAGCCGCTATGCCGGTAACATCAGCTACATGGTCTCTTGTCCACGTAAAAGATCCCCCGCTTGTGCTTGAAGGTACGATAGAACTGATTGCTTCTCCTGAACATCTTATTTGTGTATATGGAGATAAAATTACCACGGGGGTTGGATAAACAATTACCTTCGCTGTTGTTGATGTACCGGGGCAACCATCATATTCCGGTGTTATGGTAAAGGTAACCGTTACCGTTGATCCTGTGTTATTGGTTAACGATCCGCTGATATCTCCCTGACCGGAGGTTTCAATACCGGTTATTTCAGCATGGTCTCTCGTCCAGTTAAAAGTCACACCTGTGATACTGCTGGTTAACTCAATGGAGGTGATGGTTTCGTCCGAACAAATATCCTGAGTCTGTGGGGTAGCACCGGCAATTGGTGCAGGATTGACAACGACGGTTGCTGTTCCGGACATCGACTCATCACACTCAGGTGCATTCTGGTAGGCTACCTTAACCGGATCATAAATAAAAGTTCCTGCGGTTCCTGTAGGAACAGCTACCTGAGCTGTACTATTGGCGGGTACATTAATAACAGGTTGTAAAGCACTGTTCCTGTTGTAAGTAATGGTGACAGGCGATCCAATTGGGTTTGTAAAAATTATATACGGAGTTGGATCGTTCAGACAAACGGTATCGCTTCCGCTGATGGAAGCTGATAAAGTTGGCCGTACGGTAATTGTAAATGTTTCCTCTGGTCCTGTACAACCATTGGCAGTAGGAGTGACCGTAACGGTCGCGCTAATCGGATCAGTTGTAGTATTCGTTGCGTCGAACTCAGGAATATTTCCTGTTCCGCTTGATCCAAGACCGATAGCGGTATTATCGTTTGTCCATTCAAACGTTGTTCCAACTGGCGAACCTGTTAGCGCAATACCCGATATATAATCACCGTTACAATACGTCTGGTTAGCTATGGCATCAACAGTAGGTGTTGGGTGCACCGTTATGGTTGTTGTAGTACCTATTGGATTCGAACATGTTGGAGCAGCCTGGTATGTTACACTTTCAAAGTTATAATTAAATACATTCGCACTTGTTGTGGCTTGTTGTATCGTAATGGTTTCACCTGCATTTAAAGACCTCGTCTGTGTTGCTCCCCCGTTAATGTTAAAATAAACAATTACCCCCAAAGCCATCGGATTGAAAACGGTAATTTCAGGATCAGGTGAAGTATTCTGACAGACTTCGTCATCGCCGGAGATAGTAACTGTAGGAGTTGGTCTTATGGTAATTGCCGCACTACCCGAAACAGTTCCCGCACAGTTGGCATCACTTACATCGGTTAAAGTATAAGTTGTATTCCCGGCAGGAGAAACATTAAATGTATATGGATTGCTGGTAATATTGTTTTGTGTCACGGGCGTCGTCCCATCTGTATAAGTAACAGACCAGGGCTGAGTTCCTGTTAAATCGATTGTAATTGTTGTAGCATCGCTTTCGCAAATCGTAGTTGTGCCACTGATGGTGGCGGTTGGGAGCGGATAAACTACAATTGTTAAATCCTCGGTTGTGGTACCGCATAAACCAGTAGCAGTAGCCGTTATCGTAGCTGTACCACTAAAAGAAGCATCCCAGTTCATCAATCCGGTTGAAGAATTAATGGTTCCTGCTCCTGCTGGTGATACACTGTAACTTATTGAGGTACTGTTTGCAGCAGTGGCTGTATAAGTTTCATCTGCAGCATCCTGACATACGGTAATTGCTCCCGAAGTAAATAGCGGTGTACCTGTTGATGGATTTACTGTAACAATCAAGTCCTCAGTTGTGGTACCGCATAAACCGGTAGCTGTAGCAGTTATGGTAGCCATACCGCTAAAAGAAGCATCCCAGTTCATCAATCCGGTAGAAGAATTAATGGTTCCTGCTCCTGCTGGTGATACACTGTAACTGATAGAAGTACTATTCGCAGCGTTGGCTGTGTATGTTTCATCCGCAGCATCCTGGCAAACGGTAGCTGCTCCTGCAGTAAACACCGGTGTTCCGGTTAAAGGATTTACAGTAACATCTACTGTTTCTGAATTTGAACAGCCGTTACCATCAGTTACAGTTACGGTATATGCACCTGCATTAACCAAACCAGCATTTGAAATTGATGGATTTTGTTGGGTTGAAGTGAATCCATCAGGCCCAGACCAGCTGTAACTAGTACCTCCTGAAGCTGTCAGATTAATGGTTTCGTTCTCACACACCGGAGAATTACTTTCTGCTGTTGCAGTTGGTAAAGCATTGATTGTGACAGTAACCAAAGTTCTTGAAGCGCTCTCACACCCTGTTGTATTATTTCTTGATGCGGCATAAGCAACATAAACTCCGACAGCACTTCCGGATGGTGCACTGATTTCACTTCCACCTGTATCTGCATTATACCAAACAACACTTTCGCCAACTCCAGCCGTGACTGAGCCCGTATATGTGGTGCCATCATAACATTCGGTAACATTTGACTTCGTTGGAGCATTTGGCAATGAATTAACCGTTACACTTGATGTCGTATTAGAGCAACCTGTTGAAGATTCTGTGAATGTAAAAGTTACAGTTCCAACAGATACCCCGGTTATCGTTCCGCTTGCATCAACGGTAGCAACTGAAGGATTGTTGCTAGTCCAAGTCCCTCCTGTGGTTGGGCTTAATGTTTCGGTCTCACCTACACAAACATCAGTTGGTGCACTAACAGTAGGTAAAGGATTTACAACTACATCAATATCATCGCTTGCAGTAAAACCATTTCCATCGGTAACTGTTACGGTGTAGGTTGTATTCGCTGAAGGACTGGCGGTTGGACTGGCAACATCTGTTGCACTTAATCCTGTTGCAGGTGACCATGAATAATTCCATCCCGGATCTCCCGTTGGAACTGCTGTTAACACTGTTGAAGCCCCATCACAAAACTCTACATTTGTTGCTCCACCATTTATTTCAACGGTTGGTGCATCCAGGGTAATTCCTGAAAGAATAATCGTTCCTCCGTCAGTTAAACCTGTAGCCGAGATTGTATTGCCACTTGCCGTATTACCTTTTATCCACGGTGTACTTCCGGTCCAAACTGCGGCAGCAATCTCCGACTCTGTTCCGGCAACATCGACAGATGGATAATTAGCAGATAGTGAGTAGTTCGGTCCATTTATATCATTAAACGTAATCGTCCAGTATCGCGAAAGGTAATTTGTACTACTTGCATTATCACCGTGTTTTTCATTGGTGGTTGTAATTTCTATGTATGGACCTGCCCCGTAGGAACTTACCGAGTTTATCGTTATATCAACCGAAACATCGTTTCCTGAACCATCATCCAGCGGGAAAGAATACGTTCCGGTACCGGAAATAACTTGTATTAATGAATTTCCATTTAAGTCAATTGAAGTCGCATTGTTAAGCGAAAGATCATTAACAATAAGATCTCCCTCTAAAACAAGGTCGGCATTTGCCGATGAAGTGATACGATCAACTGGTATTTCACTTGAAATATTAAAGGAAGAACTTGCCGGTGTTGATGTATTTCCAAACTGGAATGTTCCGCCGGTAGTATTTTTTGTTCCGGTTCCACTCAACAAACCGAGATCGAGCTCTGTTGCTGCTGTACTTGGTCTTTGGAAAACAATGGTTCCACCCGAAAAATCAAAGTTACCCGCAGAAGTTACTTGCAAAGATCCGGTACTGCTTGCTCCATTACCAACAGTACATAAAGTAACTGTACCTCCTGATATCGTAATTCCTGAGGTAATGTTCAAGCCTCCGGAGTCGAGTGTTCCTGATGCCGAATTATAAAGTCTGCCGGCAATATCAACGGTTCCTCCTGTAACAATAAAAGCTCCATCATATTGTGTATGGACTTCGTTACCCGAATTGGTGCCAAAACTCACTGAACTGCCGGAAGCTATGCGAATTAAGCCCTCGTTGGTAATCGTAAAATTACCTGTGGTTAAATCGCCTCCCAAAACATCAAACCCGGCAGGTTCTTCAATATCCAAATTACTTGACGGATTGATGGCTAAACTTCCGCTTCCAGGAATAGCAACCAACCCGCTTGCCATTGTGAGCGAACCACTGCTTAAAACACTAACGTCGCCGCTAATTGTAAGGATTGATGAAAGGCCATCCGATTTGTTTATTTCCAGTCCTTCGAAATTTGTTGTGCCTGAAATGGTTGCATTTCCTGCACCAACAAATGCAACTATTCCATTGGTTCCTCCGTCGTAAGTTCCATTGTTTGTCCAGTTGCCATTTACCTGTAATGTTGTCGCCAGCGATCCCCCGTGATTTAGCTCTCCTCCTGCATCGATAGTAATATTATCGCACACTGCTGCGGCATCAACAGTAACAACATGTGTATTCAATATAGTTACATTATCAGCTGCTGTTGGCACAACTCCACTACTCCAAACCGTTGGATCATTCCAGTTTCCTGATTTCACAGTAGTGTAATCTGCCATCCCCGATTTCAAAACAACAGGTGCTTCCTCTTCTTCCCCTTCTCCCACATAAATCAGATGCTCCACCTCGGCCACATTTCCTTCACCATCAGCAATACTGTAGGTACGGGTAATGGTGTAGGGGCAGCGTATACCGGAGCTTTCCTGGCCTTCGTACTTAAAACTGCCAAAATCGATGTTGCAGTTATCGACGGCCATTCCACCGGCGTCGTAAAATTGCTGCCAGTTGGTGAATGCATCGGGTATAGCATCTCCACAATCGAGCGTTATGGCATGTGGGGCAAATAGCTCAGGAAGTTCTTCATCAACAACGGTAACCGTAAAGCTGTG
It includes:
- a CDS encoding PKD-like domain-containing protein, producing MAVFTSVIIEAKSVCWESSVPFLNELSASVELASRPETNARPLSINHSNHRAFDDSTAICPDDITTYTDLNSCVAVISTGLNINDPNNIISSLTWEMTGANEASSNSSGINQLNSYSFNEGTTVITYRGATLYNNSIYCTFTVTVSDNQVPRLENPQEDITVTADAGDCYAFVNWAEPVVSDNCASPGQILITASHEPGNSFPVGTTEVSYSINDGIEYNNLEHSFTVTVVDEELPELFAPHAITLDCGDAIPDAFTNWQQFYDAGGMAVDNCNIDFGSFKYEGQESSGIRCPYTITRTYSIADGEGNVAEVEHLIYVGEGEEEEAPVVLKSGMADYTTVKSGNWNDPTVWSSGVVPTAADNVTILNTHVVTVDAAAVCDNITIDAGGELNHGGSLATTLQVNGNWTNNGTYDGGTNGIVAFVGAGNATISGTTNFEGLEINKSDGLSSILTISGDVSVLSSGSLTMASGLVAIPGSGSLAINPSSNLDIEEPAGFDVLGGDLTTGNFTITNEGLIRIASGSSVSFGTNSGNEVHTQYDGAFIVTGGTVDIAGRLYNSASGTLDSGGLNITSGITISGGTVTLCTVGNGASSTGSLQVTSAGNFDFSGGTIVFQRPSTAATELDLGLLSGTGTKNTTGGTFQFGNTSTPASSSFNISSEIPVDRITSSANADLVLEGDLIVNDLSLNNATSIDLNGNSLIQVISGTGTYSFPLDDGSGNDVSVDITINSVSSYGAGPYIEITTTNEKHGDNASSTNYLSRYWTITFNDINGPNYSLSANYPSVDVAGTESEIAAAVWTGSTPWIKGNTASGNTISATGLTDGGTIILSGITLDAPTVEINGGATNVEFCDGASTVLTAVPTGDPGWNYSWSPATGLSATDVASPTASPSANTTYTVTVTDGNGFTASDDIDVVVNPLPTVSAPTDVCVGETETLSPTTGGTWTSNNPSVATVDASGTITGVSVGTVTFTFTESSTGCSNTTSSVTVNSLPNAPTKSNVTECYDGTTYTGSVTAGVGESVVWYNADTGGSEISAPSGSAVGVYVAYAASRNNTTGCESASRTLVTVTINALPTATAESNSPVCENETINLTASGGTSYSWSGPDGFTSTQQNPSISNAGLVNAGAYTVTVTDGNGCSNSETVDVTVNPLTGTPVFTAGAATVCQDAADETYTANAANSTSISYSVSPAGAGTINSSTGLMNWDASFSGMATITATATGLCGTTTEDLIVTVNPSTGTPLFTSGAITVCQDAADETYTATAANSTSISYSVSPAGAGTINSSTGLMNWDASFSGTATITATATGLCGTTTEDLTIVVYPLPTATISGTTTICESDATTITIDLTGTQPWSVTYTDGTTPVTQNNITSNPYTFNVSPAGNTTYTLTDVSDANCAGTVSGSAAITIRPTPTVTISGDDEVCQNTSPDPEITVFNPMALGVIVYFNINGGATQTRSLNAGETITIQQATTSANVFNYNFESVTYQAAPTCSNPIGTTTTITVHPTPTVDAIANQTYCNGDYISGIALTGSPVGTTFEWTNDNTAIGLGSSGTGNIPEFDATNTTTDPISATVTVTPTANGCTGPEETFTITVRPTLSASISGSDTVCLNDPTPYIIFTNPIGSPVTITYNRNSALQPVINVPANSTAQVAVPTGTAGTFIYDPVKVAYQNAPECDESMSGTATVVVNPAPIAGATPQTQDICSDETITSIELTSSITGVTFNWTRDHAEITGIETSGQGDISGSLTNNTGSTVTVTFTITPEYDGCPGTSTTAKVIVYPTPVVILSPYTQIRCSGEAISSIVPSSTSGGSFTWTRDHVADVTGIAASGTGAVPTSTVTNTTSEPITVSFIFIPTANGCVGIPDTATVLVNPTPYIIDTSEIICNAGTFDFSPVDSVHGIVPDGTTYKWTVNSTTGGISGASDSDVDGVTSISGTLSNSSNSTQYVTYAVTPYYGSCPRGELFYLTVYVTPEPDIDDLNTEVCSGEPFTVTPQNNTNGIVPPGTTYDWVVTSVPPEVTGANGGSGTGITDTLLNSSNTNQLVTYTVTPTAGSCEGVAFTVDVTVKPAPAINNLTAEACSEESFTVTPVDGSVNDGVVPAGTTYSWPIPTTSGSLTGGSPGSGASTISGTLTNTSDTPQTATYMVTPSVGGCAGTPFEVVVTVYPVPEINPMSDTICSGEDFNLIPLAGINGSIPTGTITYSWPAPSVTGGITGGVSGSGSSINGTLINTTNSVQTATYTVTPTSGACDGIVFTVIVRVDPAPSINDMNTTVCSGVPFSITPLNGTDGFVPSGTIYSWNAPTVPADITGEAGGSGSADISGILTNSSNTAITVTYTVEAISAGCSPDTFDVNVTVNPPISAAISGSDTVCDNAGSTLVTFSNPTDQPVTVTYNINGGFNYTLDIAANDVSTVTANISAQGTFHYVLTGVRYQFDPLCQTVLDDTATIVVQPITTASISASATTICYSTPVTFTAVVANYGTNPAYQWKINGVDTLGENSLTFTSSTLENGDVITFEVETFDTPCPSTTTSNPVTMTVNDLNIPDVTIYESANPVCDGASVTFTADPVVNGGTTPDFEWIVNGSTVSTGSNSTYSYEPSNGDDVKVVLTSSASCPGPPDTSNVIVMTVDPILPVSVILTVDSDTVCEGATVTFTAIPENGGLNPLYEWTVDGSTVNISSDSTYTYTPQDGDVVNVELTSSETCASGNPAIATPISITVETPPTATASGSATTCINSAYTLGAGEASASNGTIFWTHDGAGTITAGETTLTPTYTPLQVMKEI